The following proteins are co-located in the Micromonospora viridifaciens genome:
- a CDS encoding alpha/beta fold hydrolase encodes MTATEWSAGAAGSGQYAEVNGINLYYETHGTGRPMILLHGGLCSGEMFAPILPALTDHHQVILVDLQGHGRTADIDRPLDVTLMADDIAALIEHLGLEKPDVVGYSLGGGVALQVAIKYPHRVGRLVSASANIRRDAIYPEMLQQQGQVSGAAAEFMKDTPMYELYQRVAPRPEDFPRLLDKIGEAMAKDFDYTEEVRGLQVPALIVAADADMAPPSHFVEVFKLLDGGLRDGGWTGENRPKGGHALAILPGVTHYDLADSPLFAAVTLAFLDRQN; translated from the coding sequence ATGACCGCCACGGAGTGGAGCGCCGGAGCCGCCGGCTCGGGGCAGTACGCCGAGGTCAACGGCATCAACCTGTACTACGAGACGCACGGCACCGGACGCCCGATGATCCTGCTGCACGGAGGTCTCTGCTCGGGCGAGATGTTCGCGCCCATCCTGCCCGCGCTGACCGACCACCACCAGGTCATCCTGGTCGACCTGCAGGGGCACGGCCGGACCGCCGACATCGACCGGCCGCTCGACGTGACGTTGATGGCCGACGACATCGCCGCGCTCATCGAACACCTCGGGCTGGAGAAGCCGGACGTCGTCGGCTACTCCCTCGGCGGCGGGGTCGCGCTCCAGGTCGCGATCAAGTACCCGCACCGGGTGGGTCGCCTGGTCTCGGCCTCGGCGAACATCCGCCGCGACGCCATCTACCCGGAGATGCTCCAGCAGCAGGGCCAGGTCAGCGGGGCGGCGGCCGAGTTCATGAAGGACACCCCGATGTACGAGCTCTACCAGCGCGTGGCCCCGCGCCCCGAGGACTTCCCCCGGCTGCTCGACAAGATCGGTGAGGCGATGGCGAAGGACTTCGACTACACCGAGGAGGTCCGCGGCCTGCAGGTGCCGGCACTGATCGTCGCCGCCGACGCGGACATGGCACCGCCGAGCCACTTCGTCGAGGTCTTCAAGCTGCTCGACGGCGGGCTGCGCGACGGCGGCTGGACGGGCGAGAACCGACCGAAGGGCGGCCACGCGCTGGCCATCCTGCCCGGGGTGACCCACTACGACCTCGCCGACTCACCGCTCTTCGCCGCCGTCACGCTCGCCTTCCTCGACCGGCAGAACTGA
- a CDS encoding STAS domain-containing protein yields MSFAATGGPIRVAASGISFAVHAALTRADIPVLCADLAELLRGRGPGIVSCDVGGVHRPDVVTVEALARLRLTARRHGWQLIVRGAGPGLLRLVGLLGLTDALPESGGQTEQREETAGVEEVGDGRDPPGG; encoded by the coding sequence ATGAGTTTCGCGGCGACGGGCGGTCCTATCCGGGTGGCGGCCTCCGGGATCTCCTTCGCTGTCCACGCGGCGCTGACCCGCGCGGACATCCCCGTCCTGTGCGCCGATCTCGCCGAGCTGCTGCGTGGCCGTGGTCCGGGCATCGTCAGCTGTGACGTGGGCGGCGTGCACCGGCCCGATGTGGTGACCGTCGAGGCGCTGGCGCGGCTGCGGTTGACCGCACGGCGGCACGGCTGGCAGCTGATCGTCCGGGGAGCCGGTCCCGGTCTGCTGCGGCTCGTCGGCCTGCTCGGCCTGACCGACGCGCTACCCGAGTCGGGCGGGCAGACCGAACAACGGGAAGAGACGGCCGGTGTCGAGGAAGTTGGTGATGGCCGCGATCCGCCCGGCGGATAG
- a CDS encoding helix-turn-helix domain-containing protein, with translation MSTQDDPAAAFVRELEHWRRHRGLSKKDLARRTGFHPSYVSHIESRRHHPTAEFARRAEVALESGNRIWQRYVAYAERRAQGGRLPFRDLAAAPPPIGSHLVIEDEQVTLSLVDGWYELHVRRVLHSLGTLPITRCTVRIDIDRFPDDQDRSLAFHSRHPLTLDEVDFRATIGDGEPEPLTWRVMHRRDAFIELVLLFTSNGVSLPLYPGERTVINYAYRVPKWKFGNWLQRDIRLPTSRLLVRLNFPATTRLTVWGSETSFTAENCADVRQHRPERDEVLAYEWEIPRPRLRAQYRLNWRYADETR, from the coding sequence ATGAGCACTCAGGACGACCCGGCTGCGGCGTTCGTGCGCGAGCTCGAGCACTGGCGCCGACATCGCGGACTATCCAAGAAGGACCTCGCCAGACGGACCGGCTTCCACCCGTCGTACGTCAGCCACATCGAAAGCCGACGGCACCATCCCACGGCGGAGTTCGCCCGGCGCGCGGAGGTGGCGCTGGAGAGCGGAAACCGCATCTGGCAGCGATACGTCGCCTACGCTGAGCGCCGAGCCCAGGGCGGCCGCTTGCCCTTCCGGGATCTCGCCGCCGCGCCGCCTCCGATCGGGTCGCACCTTGTGATCGAAGACGAGCAGGTCACCCTGTCTCTGGTTGACGGCTGGTATGAGTTGCATGTTCGGCGGGTCTTGCACAGTCTCGGCACGCTACCCATCACCCGGTGCACCGTCCGCATCGACATCGACCGCTTCCCTGATGATCAAGACCGGTCTCTGGCGTTCCACAGTCGTCATCCGCTCACCCTCGACGAGGTCGACTTCCGGGCAACGATCGGCGATGGCGAACCCGAGCCGCTGACATGGCGGGTCATGCACCGCCGGGACGCTTTCATCGAGCTCGTCCTACTGTTCACCAGTAACGGGGTGTCTCTTCCCTTGTATCCAGGCGAACGCACGGTGATCAACTACGCCTACCGGGTGCCGAAATGGAAATTCGGCAACTGGCTCCAGCGCGACATCCGACTGCCCACCAGTCGGCTGCTTGTCCGCCTGAACTTTCCAGCCACCACCCGTCTCACGGTCTGGGGCAGCGAGACCTCCTTCACCGCAGAGAACTGCGCCGACGTCAGGCAGCACAGGCCGGAGCGCGACGAGGTGCTCGCGTACGAGTGGGAGATACCTCGGCCACGGTTGCGAGCCCAGTACCGGCTCAACTGGCGCTACGCGGACGAGACCAGGTGA
- a CDS encoding FAD-binding oxidoreductase: MSIRRTLRTDGPVFLPGDEGYDAYRKPLNPVLDPHPAVVVRAADPSDVRQAVLAARRHGLPFAVQATGHGTHVAHDGALLLNTGAMASVLVDPDRRVARVGPGARWGNVLAAAAPFGLAALSGSSPDVGVIGYTLGGGLGWLARRHGLAAESVLRAQVVTADGQLRTASADRNPDLFWALRGGGGSYGVVTALEFRLHPVSRVYAGAVTFGRERAAETIAFYRTWVDRVPDALSTALLLTRDGSLVIKAMYAGDADRGRALLAPLWRVAGPVTADDMRVVDYSLAAMGGTFARTFDQVRALDDDLVAALVAESDATVEIRHWGGRIARDSGAAAHRDAPLSVILDAVPSSRTAAALRRCGLGSSFLNFLPDPSRTASAFTPENWAALRRIKATYDPGNVFGAGLAVPPAAVAASA; the protein is encoded by the coding sequence ATGAGCATTCGACGAACACTGCGTACCGACGGCCCGGTCTTCCTGCCCGGGGACGAGGGCTACGACGCCTACCGCAAGCCCCTCAACCCGGTGCTCGACCCTCACCCCGCTGTCGTGGTCCGGGCCGCCGACCCCTCCGACGTACGTCAGGCGGTGCTGGCCGCCCGTCGCCACGGGCTGCCGTTCGCCGTCCAGGCCACCGGCCACGGGACCCACGTGGCGCACGACGGCGCGCTGCTGCTCAACACCGGCGCGATGGCGTCGGTCCTGGTCGACCCGGACCGGCGAGTCGCCCGCGTGGGCCCCGGCGCCCGGTGGGGCAATGTGCTGGCGGCGGCCGCACCGTTCGGGCTCGCGGCGCTGTCCGGCTCTTCACCTGACGTGGGCGTGATCGGCTACACGCTGGGCGGCGGCCTGGGCTGGCTGGCCCGCCGGCACGGCCTCGCGGCCGAGAGCGTGCTGCGCGCACAGGTCGTCACCGCCGACGGTCAGCTGAGGACGGCCAGCGCCGACCGGAACCCCGACCTGTTCTGGGCGCTGCGCGGCGGCGGCGGTTCGTACGGGGTGGTCACCGCGCTCGAGTTCCGTCTCCACCCGGTCTCACGGGTGTACGCCGGCGCGGTCACCTTCGGCCGGGAACGGGCCGCCGAGACGATCGCCTTCTACCGGACATGGGTCGACCGGGTGCCGGACGCCCTCAGCACGGCGTTGCTCCTCACCCGCGACGGCTCGCTCGTGATCAAGGCCATGTACGCCGGTGACGCCGACCGCGGCCGCGCACTGCTGGCACCGCTGTGGCGGGTCGCCGGGCCGGTCACCGCGGACGACATGCGGGTCGTCGACTACTCGCTGGCTGCCATGGGCGGCACCTTCGCCCGTACCTTCGACCAGGTCCGCGCGCTCGACGACGATCTCGTGGCCGCATTGGTGGCCGAGTCGGACGCCACCGTTGAGATCCGCCACTGGGGTGGCCGCATCGCCCGCGACTCCGGTGCCGCCGCCCACCGCGACGCGCCTCTGTCGGTAATCCTCGACGCGGTCCCCTCGTCGCGCACCGCGGCAGCGCTACGCCGCTGTGGCCTCGGCAGCAGTTTTCTCAACTTCCTGCCCGATCCATCCCGAACCGCCTCGGCGTTCACGCCGGAGAACTGGGCGGCGCTGCGCCGGATCAAGGCGACCTACGACCCGGGCAACGTCTTCGGGGCCGGCCTTGCCGTGCCGCCCGCCGCGGTGGCGGCCTCCGCCTAG
- a CDS encoding vWA domain-containing protein, whose product MTADHAGTLDRDKLFTARLHAARVRPYLATALFALQVVESRRVPTMAVDPHWRCYVSPAFVDRTPVEELAGVWVHEVSHLLRDHHGRGDRVARERGLTGPGERLRMNIAADCEINDDVFGDGLARPEGVVEPSSLLLPEGQLMEDYLRQFRIGPRTQHLAWLDCGSGADGLEREWDLGPDGAHALSPQERDAVRFRVAEGITGRPGNVPQGWRRWAEQAFHPPQPWRELLGAAVRSAVSAPGAGEDYTYGRPSRRSAGAPGVVLPALRRRPPRVCVIIDTSGSVSDAELGSALLEVTAISRAVGGRRDLVTVLPCDAAAQVVRPLCRSEDIPLVGGGGTDLRAGFARALRDRPGPDVIVVLTDGQTPWPTSRPPCRTVVGLFPRVSRCDENDPDYVPDSPPGWARVVTIGSTPAGR is encoded by the coding sequence ATGACCGCCGACCATGCCGGGACGCTGGACCGGGACAAGCTCTTCACCGCCCGACTGCACGCCGCCCGGGTCCGGCCCTACCTGGCCACGGCCCTGTTCGCCCTGCAAGTGGTGGAGTCGCGGCGGGTGCCGACGATGGCGGTGGACCCCCACTGGCGGTGCTACGTCTCGCCGGCGTTCGTGGACCGGACACCCGTGGAGGAACTCGCCGGAGTCTGGGTGCACGAGGTCTCGCACCTGCTGCGTGACCACCACGGGCGCGGCGACCGGGTCGCGCGAGAACGGGGGCTCACCGGGCCGGGGGAGCGGTTGCGGATGAACATCGCCGCGGACTGCGAGATCAACGACGACGTCTTCGGCGATGGGCTGGCTCGCCCGGAAGGCGTGGTCGAGCCGAGCTCGCTGCTGCTGCCAGAGGGGCAGTTGATGGAGGACTATCTGCGGCAGTTCCGGATCGGGCCGCGTACCCAGCACCTGGCCTGGCTCGACTGCGGCAGTGGCGCCGACGGGCTGGAGCGGGAGTGGGACCTCGGACCGGACGGCGCGCACGCGCTCAGCCCACAGGAACGGGACGCGGTGCGGTTCCGGGTGGCCGAGGGCATCACCGGCAGACCGGGAAACGTCCCTCAGGGCTGGCGGCGGTGGGCGGAACAGGCGTTCCATCCACCGCAGCCGTGGCGGGAACTACTCGGAGCCGCGGTCCGCTCGGCGGTCTCCGCGCCCGGCGCGGGCGAGGACTACACCTACGGCCGGCCGTCGCGGCGCTCCGCCGGGGCACCCGGCGTCGTCCTGCCGGCGCTGCGGCGCCGGCCCCCACGGGTCTGCGTCATCATCGACACGTCCGGCTCGGTCAGCGACGCCGAACTCGGCAGTGCCCTGCTCGAGGTCACCGCGATCTCCCGGGCCGTGGGTGGCCGCCGCGACCTGGTCACCGTGCTGCCGTGCGACGCGGCGGCCCAGGTCGTACGCCCACTGTGCCGGTCCGAGGACATCCCGCTGGTCGGCGGCGGGGGTACGGACCTGCGCGCCGGTTTCGCGCGGGCGTTGCGAGACAGACCCGGCCCGGACGTCATCGTCGTGCTGACCGACGGGCAGACGCCCTGGCCGACCTCGCGGCCACCCTGCCGCACCGTCGTGGGGTTGTTCCCTCGCGTCAGCCGGTGCGACGAGAACGATCCCGACTACGTGCCCGACTCGCCGCCGGGGTGGGCGCGCGTGGTCACCATCGGGTCCACCCCCGCCGGTCGGTGA
- a CDS encoding aminoglycoside phosphotransferase family protein, which yields MPIHADEIRATVEQVRRLVAAQCPQWADLPVTPLTDELEGTDHVLFRIGTELVARMPKIAGAVDQVDSDAQWLPLLASHLPAPIPVPLHVGEPGAGYPWRWTVVPWIAGSTPPRLGCDDVPLARDLAAFVHALHKVDPAGGPIKPPGSRGSALLHVDEAVRRVLPRLAEHDDGFDVTAAEAAWDACLTAPAWDRDPVWIHGDLQPGNLVTDRGRLAAVIDFGALGVGDPAPDVAPALWTFTGAAREAYREAIGYDDATWRRACGWALAPSLTGIDYYRYTFPRMAEHGRRMVRAVIAELA from the coding sequence GTGCCCATCCATGCTGACGAGATCCGAGCCACCGTCGAGCAGGTGCGCCGCCTGGTGGCGGCCCAGTGCCCACAGTGGGCCGACCTTCCCGTGACACCCCTAACCGACGAGTTGGAGGGCACCGACCACGTGCTCTTTCGGATCGGCACCGAACTCGTCGCCCGTATGCCCAAGATTGCCGGGGCGGTCGACCAAGTCGATTCTGATGCGCAGTGGCTGCCCTTGCTGGCGTCCCACCTGCCGGCGCCGATTCCAGTTCCGCTTCACGTGGGCGAGCCCGGCGCGGGGTACCCGTGGCGGTGGACCGTGGTGCCGTGGATCGCGGGGAGCACCCCTCCCCGGCTGGGCTGCGACGACGTACCTCTGGCCCGCGACCTGGCAGCCTTCGTTCACGCCCTGCACAAGGTGGATCCGGCCGGAGGTCCGATCAAGCCACCCGGTTCCCGCGGGTCCGCCCTGCTCCACGTCGATGAAGCCGTACGCCGTGTGCTGCCCCGGCTCGCCGAGCATGACGACGGCTTCGATGTGACCGCGGCCGAGGCGGCCTGGGACGCCTGCCTGACTGCCCCTGCCTGGGACCGGGACCCCGTATGGATCCACGGCGATCTGCAGCCGGGCAATCTGGTCACCGATCGGGGTCGGCTGGCCGCGGTCATCGACTTCGGCGCACTCGGTGTCGGCGATCCGGCGCCGGACGTGGCTCCGGCGCTGTGGACCTTCACCGGCGCCGCCCGGGAAGCCTATCGAGAGGCGATCGGGTACGACGACGCCACCTGGCGCCGCGCCTGCGGCTGGGCCCTCGCACCGTCGCTGACCGGCATCGACTACTACCGGTACACCTTCCCACGGATGGCCGAGCATGGCCGCCGAATGGTGCGCGCAGTGATCGCCGAACTGGCGTGA
- a CDS encoding M14 family zinc carboxypeptidase, translated as MLERPSAQASTKVKGVPTPKEFFGFEMGDEGKLADFDSIKRYFKLIADRSDEVEYQVVDRTTLGNDFPILLMSSKHNLKRVNQVLDINKRLSDPRVMRTEAKRAGTPVDEYARQLAAQSLPVYYIEATIHSTEVGATQSLVNVVHRLSTESSEFTRQVLDNVILLIVPSQNPDGQHLVVDHFNKTAGTDFNRTYPDLYHHYAGHDNNRDWFMLTQKESQTRVRLEQKYRPVAQHYMHQAGTTSPRIWSPPWDEPMSETLDPVVVSASNALGMQAQRDLVAEGKKGSKWNDAYGILWNADVIGHSPFLGTSTWLTEIASARDLAYTYTSDKVLEPADKTLRSVLPYDRKTWSLKQIVEYGEAAAYSGMKTVAGEPKSWLYNNLYLSNRNSETWDGGPYAYVVSADQRDPYALYDMLKIFDFGQVEIDRAASAFTAGDKRYPEGSYILRTNQPMGRWVDQLLRIDKYPDSARKCAQCPLIMPYSETTDNLGLFLGVDVDAVTKPFEATATRVKGIEPVKQQMPAHPGQNGAYVLSPTSYGLGQVIADLQDSAVPTYRAKAAVTVEGRSLPAGAVLVPSKDPKARQVLTKASQQTGLPVYATNAVPKVAAVKLKDDTRVGLIRGANNMPGGWMMWMFDQIGVNYQVVSADDYANLSGRYDTIVLAPGISANTITRGLDPEKNPQEFHWARGVPDGLDKLKQFVEAGGNLVALGSASTTAATSLGLPVQNVTPTNRSTFNVPGALLKHHYDPDVPAAWGMPESWPTWFNNDAAFKVTGDAHVASTYPREDNLLVSGYADGASAIGGAANIATFDVGKGEATIAGGHITFRTWPRAAWTVVTNAMYNGAGQDVTAEQLVSLFR; from the coding sequence GTGCTCGAGCGACCATCGGCTCAGGCCAGCACCAAGGTCAAGGGTGTCCCGACGCCGAAGGAATTCTTCGGCTTCGAGATGGGCGACGAGGGGAAGCTCGCCGACTTTGACAGCATCAAGCGCTACTTCAAGCTCATCGCGGACCGCTCCGACGAGGTCGAGTACCAGGTTGTGGACCGGACAACACTCGGCAACGACTTCCCGATTCTGCTGATGAGCAGCAAGCACAACCTCAAACGAGTCAACCAGGTCCTCGACATCAACAAGCGCCTGTCCGACCCGCGGGTGATGCGGACCGAGGCGAAGCGGGCGGGCACCCCGGTCGATGAGTACGCCAGGCAACTCGCCGCCCAGAGCCTGCCGGTCTACTACATCGAGGCGACGATCCACTCGACGGAAGTCGGCGCCACCCAGTCCCTGGTCAATGTCGTGCACCGGCTGTCGACGGAGAGTTCCGAGTTCACTCGGCAGGTCCTCGACAACGTGATCCTGCTCATCGTCCCGTCCCAGAACCCCGACGGGCAGCATCTGGTGGTCGACCACTTCAACAAGACGGCGGGCACCGACTTCAACCGGACCTACCCGGACCTTTACCACCACTACGCGGGGCACGACAACAACCGCGACTGGTTCATGCTGACCCAGAAGGAGTCGCAGACCCGGGTCAGGCTCGAGCAGAAATACCGCCCGGTGGCGCAGCACTACATGCACCAGGCGGGAACGACATCCCCCCGGATCTGGTCGCCGCCGTGGGACGAGCCGATGTCCGAGACATTGGACCCGGTTGTCGTCTCCGCGTCCAACGCACTCGGCATGCAGGCCCAGCGCGACCTCGTGGCGGAGGGCAAGAAGGGCTCAAAATGGAATGACGCGTACGGCATTCTGTGGAACGCCGACGTCATCGGCCACAGTCCCTTCCTCGGTACGTCCACCTGGTTGACCGAGATCGCATCGGCCAGGGATCTCGCCTACACCTACACCTCCGACAAGGTCCTCGAGCCGGCCGACAAGACGTTGCGGTCGGTGTTGCCGTACGACCGCAAGACCTGGTCGCTCAAGCAGATCGTGGAGTACGGGGAGGCTGCCGCCTACTCGGGCATGAAGACGGTGGCCGGGGAGCCCAAGTCGTGGCTGTACAACAACCTCTACCTGTCCAACCGGAACAGCGAGACATGGGACGGCGGCCCCTACGCGTACGTCGTCTCGGCCGACCAGCGCGATCCGTACGCCCTCTACGACATGCTGAAGATCTTCGACTTCGGTCAGGTGGAGATCGACCGGGCCGCGAGCGCGTTCACCGCGGGCGACAAGCGATACCCCGAGGGGTCCTACATCCTCCGGACGAACCAGCCGATGGGCCGTTGGGTCGACCAACTGCTTCGCATCGACAAGTACCCGGACAGCGCGCGAAAGTGCGCGCAGTGCCCGCTGATCATGCCGTACAGCGAGACCACCGACAACCTCGGGCTGTTCCTGGGCGTCGACGTCGACGCCGTGACGAAGCCCTTCGAGGCGACCGCGACGCGCGTCAAGGGCATCGAGCCGGTGAAGCAGCAGATGCCGGCCCACCCCGGTCAGAACGGCGCCTACGTCCTCAGCCCCACCTCGTACGGCCTGGGTCAGGTCATCGCTGATCTGCAGGATTCGGCCGTACCGACCTACCGCGCCAAGGCCGCCGTCACGGTCGAGGGCAGGAGCCTGCCCGCCGGTGCGGTGCTCGTGCCGTCGAAGGATCCGAAGGCGCGGCAGGTGCTGACCAAGGCCAGCCAGCAGACGGGTCTGCCGGTGTACGCGACCAACGCGGTGCCCAAGGTCGCTGCGGTCAAGCTGAAGGACGACACCCGGGTGGGTCTCATTCGCGGGGCCAACAACATGCCCGGCGGCTGGATGATGTGGATGTTCGACCAGATCGGCGTGAACTACCAGGTCGTCTCCGCGGACGACTACGCCAACCTCAGCGGCAGGTACGACACCATCGTGCTCGCCCCGGGGATCTCGGCGAACACCATCACCCGTGGTCTCGACCCGGAGAAGAACCCTCAGGAGTTCCACTGGGCCCGTGGCGTACCCGACGGACTCGACAAGCTCAAGCAGTTCGTGGAGGCGGGCGGCAACCTCGTGGCACTCGGCAGCGCCTCCACCACCGCGGCCACGTCGCTCGGTCTGCCGGTCCAGAACGTCACGCCCACCAACCGGAGCACGTTCAACGTCCCCGGGGCGCTGCTCAAGCACCACTACGACCCCGATGTCCCGGCGGCCTGGGGGATGCCCGAGTCCTGGCCGACCTGGTTCAACAACGACGCGGCGTTCAAGGTGACCGGCGACGCCCACGTCGCCTCCACCTACCCGAGGGAGGACAACCTGCTCGTCAGTGGCTACGCCGACGGCGCCTCCGCCATCGGCGGCGCCGCGAACATCGCCACGTTCGACGTCGGCAAGGGTGAGGCCACCATCGCCGGCGGCCACATCACCTTCCGGACCTGGCCCCGTGCCGCGTGGACCGTGGTCACCAACGCCATGTACAACGGCGCCGGACAGGACGTAACAGCGGAACAGTTGGTCAGCCTCTTCCGGTAG
- a CDS encoding tetratricopeptide repeat protein: protein MTGDLGGYDCHRDHGPYAGVAAFLGRIAADRPRLAARHRVELYAIAPRLDPGARRAAEEEPIRFHPARRTAYLAYGAAEFVAAWAGSLRRPATVRFEHVNAADETTRELLDALARRLGPSPLQLDLCDGGSPEPTAADPTPEAIRIALGDSLARGFYHHAARTARRGRAAVTPDGDLRNWWAFTTGLATALAALDRATEALDLYHEARAATDDPKITMSAAYATAMLYARHLPAADQDPARARHWLERALHLAAGLDDPRQRILSTVFYEQGLALLDSRAGEPARALRLIDDGLARLSAVLAPGERPQDLARLRHNRAQVHLALGDPAQALADLDTVIAHDPDNCEYYVDRAALHRAAGRSSAAIRDYGTAIRLGPHLPEAYYNRAVLHQERGRMERARADLDRVLAIDPGHLDARIALVNLQVARGALDAAEASARAGLALAPQEPALLCTLGLIRSERGSLAEADELLTRALAGEPGLVEAWTNRAAVRFDRGDVAAAVADLDRAVALSAAPVPRYNRGTALMRLGRWDEAARDFTEALAQPGLDRALRRDLRAELARCRRQK from the coding sequence GTGACCGGCGACCTCGGCGGATACGACTGCCACCGCGACCACGGGCCGTACGCCGGGGTCGCGGCCTTCCTCGGCCGGATCGCCGCCGACCGTCCCCGCCTCGCGGCCCGGCACCGGGTCGAGCTGTACGCCATCGCGCCCCGGCTCGACCCGGGCGCACGGCGGGCCGCCGAGGAGGAGCCGATCCGGTTCCATCCCGCCCGGCGTACCGCCTACCTGGCCTACGGCGCGGCGGAGTTCGTGGCGGCCTGGGCGGGCTCGCTGCGGCGCCCGGCCACCGTGCGGTTCGAGCACGTCAACGCCGCCGACGAGACCACCCGCGAGCTGCTGGACGCCCTGGCCCGCCGACTCGGGCCGTCCCCGCTACAACTGGACCTGTGCGACGGAGGCAGCCCCGAGCCGACGGCGGCCGACCCCACGCCGGAAGCGATCCGCATCGCCCTGGGCGACAGCCTCGCCCGCGGCTTCTACCACCACGCGGCCCGTACCGCCCGGCGCGGGCGGGCCGCCGTCACCCCGGACGGCGACCTGCGGAACTGGTGGGCGTTCACCACCGGCCTGGCCACCGCCCTGGCGGCGCTGGACCGCGCCACCGAAGCGCTCGACCTCTATCACGAGGCGCGCGCGGCCACCGACGACCCGAAGATCACCATGTCGGCCGCGTACGCCACCGCCATGCTGTACGCCCGGCACCTGCCGGCGGCCGACCAGGATCCGGCGCGGGCGCGACACTGGCTGGAACGGGCGCTCCACCTCGCCGCCGGGCTGGACGACCCGCGGCAGCGGATCCTGTCCACCGTCTTCTACGAGCAGGGCCTCGCGCTGCTGGACAGCAGGGCGGGCGAGCCCGCCCGCGCCCTGCGGCTGATCGACGACGGGCTGGCCCGGCTGTCGGCGGTGCTCGCCCCCGGCGAGCGCCCACAGGACCTGGCCCGGCTACGCCACAACCGGGCGCAGGTGCACCTGGCCCTGGGCGATCCGGCGCAGGCCCTGGCCGACCTCGACACCGTGATCGCCCACGACCCGGACAACTGCGAGTACTACGTGGACCGGGCCGCCCTGCACCGGGCGGCCGGCCGGTCGTCGGCCGCGATCAGGGACTACGGCACCGCGATCCGGCTGGGCCCGCACCTGCCGGAGGCGTACTACAACCGGGCAGTGCTGCACCAGGAGCGGGGCCGCATGGAACGGGCGCGCGCGGATCTGGATCGCGTGCTGGCCATCGACCCGGGGCACCTCGACGCCCGGATCGCCCTGGTCAACCTGCAGGTGGCACGCGGCGCGCTGGACGCGGCCGAGGCGAGCGCGCGGGCCGGCCTGGCGCTGGCCCCGCAGGAGCCCGCGCTGCTGTGCACCCTCGGGCTGATCCGCTCGGAGCGCGGCAGCCTGGCCGAGGCGGACGAGCTGCTCACCCGCGCCCTGGCCGGGGAGCCGGGGCTGGTCGAGGCGTGGACGAACCGGGCCGCCGTGCGGTTCGACCGTGGGGACGTGGCCGCGGCCGTGGCGGATCTGGACCGGGCGGTGGCGCTGTCCGCGGCGCCCGTGCCGCGCTACAACCGGGGTACGGCGCTGATGCGGCTGGGACGGTGGGACGAGGCCGCCCGCGACTTCACCGAGGCGCTCGCCCAGCCCGGCCTCGACCGGGCGCTGCGCCGCGACCTGCGTGCCGAACTGGCCCGCTGCCGTCGCCAGAAGTAG
- a CDS encoding sigma-70 family RNA polymerase sigma factor, with protein MSDVVTSASVEAQLEAYRSELTGYCYRMLGSVFEAEDAVQDTFVRAWRGFDRFEGRSALRSWLYRIATNVCLTMLSSAQRRILPMDLGPAGSGRATDPGEPRADEIWVGPAPDSRVLAENSDPATVVAERESVRLAFVAALQHLPPRQRAVLILREVLAWSAQEVAELLDTSVASVNSALQRARATLAAADTAADVYKPLDDEQQALLARYVKAFEAYDLDALTTLLHEDVTLSMPPLPLWLRGHDDIHAWMVGTGSGCRGSRLVPVVANGMPAFGQYRPSRTGSGHDPWALIVLELSAGRIAAITNFLDTGRLFPLFGLPARLG; from the coding sequence GTGAGCGATGTGGTGACCAGCGCCTCGGTCGAGGCACAGCTCGAGGCGTACCGGTCGGAGCTGACCGGCTACTGCTACCGGATGCTCGGGTCCGTCTTCGAGGCCGAGGACGCCGTGCAGGACACCTTCGTGCGGGCCTGGCGCGGTTTCGACCGGTTCGAGGGACGATCCGCCCTGCGGTCCTGGCTGTACCGGATCGCGACCAACGTGTGCCTGACCATGCTGTCCAGCGCCCAGCGGCGGATCCTGCCGATGGATCTCGGCCCGGCCGGGTCCGGCCGCGCGACCGACCCCGGCGAGCCGCGTGCCGACGAGATCTGGGTGGGCCCCGCGCCGGACAGCCGGGTGCTGGCGGAGAACAGCGACCCGGCCACCGTGGTCGCCGAGCGCGAGTCCGTCCGGCTGGCGTTCGTCGCGGCGCTGCAGCATCTGCCGCCGCGGCAGCGGGCCGTGCTGATCCTGCGCGAGGTGCTGGCCTGGTCGGCGCAGGAGGTGGCCGAGCTGCTCGACACCTCGGTGGCGAGCGTCAACAGCGCCCTCCAGCGGGCCCGGGCCACCCTCGCGGCCGCCGACACCGCCGCGGATGTGTACAAGCCGCTGGACGACGAGCAGCAGGCGCTGCTCGCGCGCTATGTGAAGGCCTTCGAGGCGTACGACCTCGATGCGCTCACGACGCTGCTGCACGAGGATGTGACCCTGTCGATGCCGCCGCTGCCGCTGTGGCTGCGCGGCCACGACGACATCCATGCCTGGATGGTCGGTACGGGCAGCGGCTGCCGGGGATCCCGTCTGGTGCCGGTCGTGGCCAACGGCATGCCGGCGTTCGGGCAGTACCGGCCCAGCCGCACCGGCTCGGGGCACGACCCGTGGGCCCTGATCGTGCTGGAGCTATCCGCCGGGCGGATCGCGGCCATCACCAACTTCCTCGACACCGGCCGTCTCTTCCCGTTGTTCGGTCTGCCCGCCCGACTCGGGTAG